A section of the Drosophila subobscura isolate 14011-0131.10 chromosome A, UCBerk_Dsub_1.0, whole genome shotgun sequence genome encodes:
- the LOC117903656 gene encoding troponin I isoform X2, translating into MADDEKKAAAPAAAPAAAAPAAAAAKPAAPAANGKAPAANGKAPAANGKAPAAAAAPAGPPKDPNDPKVKAEEAKKAKQAEIERKRAEVRKRMEEASKAKKAKKGFMTPERKKKLRLLLRKKAAEELKKEQERKAAERRRIIEERCGSPRNLSDASEDTLKTLIKQHYDRINKLEDQKYDLEYVVKRKDVEINDLNAQVNDLRGKFVKPALKKVSKYENKFAKLQKKAAEFNFRNQLKVVKKKEFTLEEEEKEKKPDWSKGKPGDAKVKEEVEAEA; encoded by the exons atggCTGATGATGAG aaAAAGgcagctgctcccgctgctgcaccagctgcggctgctccggctgcggctgcagctaaGCCGGCCGCGCCGGCTGCCAATGGAAAGGCGCCAGCGGCTAATGGAAAGGCGCCAGCGGCTAATGGAAAGGCGCCGGCAGCTGCGGCCGCGCCCGCCGGCCCGCCCAAGGATCCCAACGATCCGAAAGTGAAGGCCGAGGAG GCTAAGAAGGCTAAACAGGCTGAGATCGAGCGCAAGCGTGCTGAGGTGCGCAAGCGCATGGAGGAAGCCTCCAAGGCCAAGAAGGCCAAGAAGGGTTTCATGACCCCAGAAAGGAAGAAGAAACTCAGG ttgctgctgcgtaAGAAAGCCGCTGAGGAATTGAAGAAAGAACAGGAACGCAAAGCGGCTGAACGTAGACGCATCATTGAAGAACGTTGCGGCAGTCCCAGGAATCTCAGTGATGCCAGTGAAG acacactgaAAACTCTGATCAAGCAACACTATGACAGGATTAATAAATTGGAGGACCAGAAATATGATCTTGAGTATGTTGTTAAGCGCAAGGATGTTGAG ATCAACGATCTCAATGCCCAAGTTAACGATCTTCGCGGCAAGTT CGTCAAGCCAGCCCTGAAGAAGGTCTCCAAATACGAAAACAAATTCGCCAAGCTGCAGAAGAAGGCCGCTGAGTTCAACTTCCGCAACCAACTTAAGGTCGTGAAGAAGAAGGAGTTCACACTGGAGGAGGAAGAGAAGGAG AAGAAACCCGACTGGTCCAAGGGCAAACCCGGCGATGCCAAGGTGAAGGAGGAGGTTGAGGCCGAAGCTTAA
- the LOC117903656 gene encoding troponin I isoform X7, with amino-acid sequence MADDEAKKAKQAEIERKRAEVRKRMEEASKAKKAKKGFMTPERKKKLRLLLRKKAAEELKKEQERKAAERRRIIEERCGSPRNLSDASEDTLKTLIKQHYDRINKLEDQKYDLEYVVKRKDVEINDLNAQVNDLRGKFVKPALKKVSKYENKFAKLQKKAAEFNFRNQLKVVKKKEFTLEEEEKEKKPDWSKGKPGDAKVKEEVEAEA; translated from the exons atggCTGATGATGAG GCTAAGAAGGCTAAACAGGCTGAGATCGAGCGCAAGCGTGCTGAGGTGCGCAAGCGCATGGAGGAAGCCTCCAAGGCCAAGAAGGCCAAGAAGGGTTTCATGACCCCAGAAAGGAAGAAGAAACTCAGG ttgctgctgcgtaAGAAAGCCGCTGAGGAATTGAAGAAAGAACAGGAACGCAAAGCGGCTGAACGTAGACGCATCATTGAAGAACGTTGCGGCAGTCCCAGGAATCTCAGTGATGCCAGTGAAG acacactgaAAACTCTGATCAAGCAACACTATGACAGGATTAATAAATTGGAGGACCAGAAATATGATCTTGAGTATGTTGTTAAGCGCAAGGATGTTGAG ATCAACGATCTCAATGCCCAAGTTAACGATCTTCGCGGCAAGTT CGTCAAGCCAGCCCTGAAGAAGGTCTCCAAATACGAAAACAAATTCGCCAAGCTGCAGAAGAAGGCCGCTGAGTTCAACTTCCGCAACCAACTTAAGGTCGTGAAGAAGAAGGAGTTCACACTGGAGGAGGAAGAGAAGGAG AAGAAACCCGACTGGTCCAAGGGCAAACCCGGCGATGCCAAGGTGAAGGAGGAGGTTGAGGCCGAAGCTTAA
- the LOC117903656 gene encoding troponin I isoform X3 — protein MADDEKKAAAPAAAPAAAAPAAAAAKPAAPAANGKAPAANGKAPAANGKAPAAAAAPAGPPKDPNDPKVKAEEAKKAKQAEIERKRAEVRKRMEEASKAKKAKKGFMTPERKKKLRLLLRKKAAEELKKEQERKAAERRRIIEERCGSPRNLSDASEAELQTICKQYWQRLYALEGDKFDLEHVQKVKAQEINDLNAQVNDLRGKFVKPALKKVSKYENKFAKLQKKAAEFNFRNQLKVVKKKEFTLEEEEKEKKPDWSKGKPGDAKVKEEVEAEA, from the exons atggCTGATGATGAG aaAAAGgcagctgctcccgctgctgcaccagctgcggctgctccggctgcggctgcagctaaGCCGGCCGCGCCGGCTGCCAATGGAAAGGCGCCAGCGGCTAATGGAAAGGCGCCAGCGGCTAATGGAAAGGCGCCGGCAGCTGCGGCCGCGCCCGCCGGCCCGCCCAAGGATCCCAACGATCCGAAAGTGAAGGCCGAGGAG GCTAAGAAGGCTAAACAGGCTGAGATCGAGCGCAAGCGTGCTGAGGTGCGCAAGCGCATGGAGGAAGCCTCCAAGGCCAAGAAGGCCAAGAAGGGTTTCATGACCCCAGAAAGGAAGAAGAAACTCAGG ttgctgctgcgtaAGAAAGCCGCTGAGGAATTGAAGAAAGAACAGGAACGCAAAGCGGCTGAACGTAGACGCATCATTGAAGAACGTTGCGGCAGTCCCAGGAATCTCAGTGATGCCAGTGAAG CCGAACTGCAAACAATATGCAAACAATATTGGCAACGCCTTTACGCATTGGAGGGCGATAAGTTTGATTTAGAACACGTGCAGAAAGTCAAGGCCCAAGAG ATCAACGATCTCAATGCCCAAGTTAACGATCTTCGCGGCAAGTT CGTCAAGCCAGCCCTGAAGAAGGTCTCCAAATACGAAAACAAATTCGCCAAGCTGCAGAAGAAGGCCGCTGAGTTCAACTTCCGCAACCAACTTAAGGTCGTGAAGAAGAAGGAGTTCACACTGGAGGAGGAAGAGAAGGAG AAGAAACCCGACTGGTCCAAGGGCAAACCCGGCGATGCCAAGGTGAAGGAGGAGGTTGAGGCCGAAGCTTAA
- the LOC117903656 gene encoding troponin I isoform X4 produces the protein MADDEKKAAAPAAAPAAAAPAAAAAKPAAPAANGKAPAANGKAPAANGKAPAAAAAPAGPPKDPNDPKVKAEEAKKAKQAEIERKRAEVRKRMEEASKAKKAKKGFMTPERKKKLRLLLRKKAAEELKKEQERKAAERRRIIEERCGSPRNLSDASEDTIQKVCHDYHTKILKLESEKFDLEYEVARKDFEINDLNAQVNDLRGKFVKPALKKVSKYENKFAKLQKKAAEFNFRNQLKVVKKKEFTLEEEEKEKKPDWSKGKPGDAKVKEEVEAEA, from the exons atggCTGATGATGAG aaAAAGgcagctgctcccgctgctgcaccagctgcggctgctccggctgcggctgcagctaaGCCGGCCGCGCCGGCTGCCAATGGAAAGGCGCCAGCGGCTAATGGAAAGGCGCCAGCGGCTAATGGAAAGGCGCCGGCAGCTGCGGCCGCGCCCGCCGGCCCGCCCAAGGATCCCAACGATCCGAAAGTGAAGGCCGAGGAG GCTAAGAAGGCTAAACAGGCTGAGATCGAGCGCAAGCGTGCTGAGGTGCGCAAGCGCATGGAGGAAGCCTCCAAGGCCAAGAAGGCCAAGAAGGGTTTCATGACCCCAGAAAGGAAGAAGAAACTCAGG ttgctgctgcgtaAGAAAGCCGCTGAGGAATTGAAGAAAGAACAGGAACGCAAAGCGGCTGAACGTAGACGCATCATTGAAGAACGTTGCGGCAGTCCCAGGAATCTCAGTGATGCCAGTGAAG ATACCATTCAGAAAGTCTGTCACGACTATCACACTAAGATACTGAAATTGGAATCTGAGAAATTCGATCTCGAGTACGAGGTAGCCAGAAAGGACTTTGAG ATCAACGATCTCAATGCCCAAGTTAACGATCTTCGCGGCAAGTT CGTCAAGCCAGCCCTGAAGAAGGTCTCCAAATACGAAAACAAATTCGCCAAGCTGCAGAAGAAGGCCGCTGAGTTCAACTTCCGCAACCAACTTAAGGTCGTGAAGAAGAAGGAGTTCACACTGGAGGAGGAAGAGAAGGAG AAGAAACCCGACTGGTCCAAGGGCAAACCCGGCGATGCCAAGGTGAAGGAGGAGGTTGAGGCCGAAGCTTAA
- the LOC117903656 gene encoding troponin I isoform X11 yields the protein MADDEAKKAKQAEIERKRAEVRKRMEEASKAKKAKKGFMTPERKKKLRLLLRKKAAEELKKEQERKAAERRRIIEERCGSPRNLSDASEAELQTICKQYWQRLYALEGDKFDLEHVQKVKAQEINDLNAQVNDLRGKFVKPALKKVSKYENKFAKLQKKAAEFNFRNQLKVVKKKEFTLEEEEKEKKIKDAAVLTKAKK from the exons atggCTGATGATGAG GCTAAGAAGGCTAAACAGGCTGAGATCGAGCGCAAGCGTGCTGAGGTGCGCAAGCGCATGGAGGAAGCCTCCAAGGCCAAGAAGGCCAAGAAGGGTTTCATGACCCCAGAAAGGAAGAAGAAACTCAGG ttgctgctgcgtaAGAAAGCCGCTGAGGAATTGAAGAAAGAACAGGAACGCAAAGCGGCTGAACGTAGACGCATCATTGAAGAACGTTGCGGCAGTCCCAGGAATCTCAGTGATGCCAGTGAAG CCGAACTGCAAACAATATGCAAACAATATTGGCAACGCCTTTACGCATTGGAGGGCGATAAGTTTGATTTAGAACACGTGCAGAAAGTCAAGGCCCAAGAG ATCAACGATCTCAATGCCCAAGTTAACGATCTTCGCGGCAAGTT CGTCAAGCCAGCCCTGAAGAAGGTCTCCAAATACGAAAACAAATTCGCCAAGCTGCAGAAGAAGGCCGCTGAGTTCAACTTCCGCAACCAACTTAAGGTCGTGAAGAAGAAGGAGTTCACACTGGAGGAGGAAGAGAAGGAG aaaaagataaaagatGCCGCTGTGctgacaaaagccaaaaagt AA
- the LOC117903657 gene encoding casein kinase II subunit beta'-like, translating to MEELVPKSNWVRTFCKQYEKKFFVEVDEEFMRDKFNLLFLEGENYQRSLAVILNESESEAGSKCDIEDAKLYGRIHAKFILTDDGIELMYKKFEKGVFGTCPRALCTRQKVLPIGMCDIPGNEKVRLYCPKCNEVYIPKSACYTKVDGAYFGRNFPQMLFMAKPWARPKRSKAKYVPSLFGFKIHPQAFGSESSDHEEADN from the exons ATGGAAGAATTGGTACCCAAGTCCAATTGGGTTCGTACGTTTTGCAAGCAATACGAAAAGAAGTTTTTCGTAGAGGTGGACGAGGAGTTCATGAGAGACAAGTTCAATCTCTTATTCCTGGAGGGCGAGAATTATCAGAGGAGCCTCGCTGTGATCCTCaacgagtccgagtccgaagCTGGAAGCAAATGTGATATAGAGGACGCGAAGCTCTACGGGCGTATCCACGCCAAATTCATTCTCACAGATGACGGCATCGAACTGATGTACAAGAAGTTCGAAAAAGGCGTCTTTGGCACATGTCCACGCGCCTTATGCACTCGTCAGAAAGTTCTTCCCATTGGCATGTGCGACATACCTGGCAACGAGAAGGTGCGTCTCTACTGCCCCAAGTGCAATGAGGTCTACATACCAAAATCTGCTTGCTACACCAAGGTCGACGGCGCCTACTTTGGCCGCAACTTTCCCCAAATGCTATTCATGGCCAAGCCATGGGCACGACCCAAGCGCTCCAAGGCCAAGTATGTGCCCAG CCTGTTTGGCTTCAAGATTCATCCCCAGGCATTCGGCTCTGAGTCCTCTGACCATGAGGAAGCTGATAATTAA
- the LOC117903656 gene encoding troponin I isoform X5, protein MADDEKKAAAPAAAPAAAAPAAAAAKPAAPAANGKAPAANGKAPAANGKAPAAAAAPAGPPKDPNDPKVKAEEAKKAKQAEIERKRAEVRKRMEEASKAKKAKKGFMTPERKKKLRLLLRKKAAEELKKEQERKAAERRRIIEERCGSPRNLSDASEGELQEICEEYYERMYICEGQKWDLEYEVRKKDWEINDLNAQVNDLRGKFVKPALKKVSKYENKFAKLQKKAAEFNFRNQLKVVKKKEFTLEEEEKEKKIKDAAVLTKAKK, encoded by the exons atggCTGATGATGAG aaAAAGgcagctgctcccgctgctgcaccagctgcggctgctccggctgcggctgcagctaaGCCGGCCGCGCCGGCTGCCAATGGAAAGGCGCCAGCGGCTAATGGAAAGGCGCCAGCGGCTAATGGAAAGGCGCCGGCAGCTGCGGCCGCGCCCGCCGGCCCGCCCAAGGATCCCAACGATCCGAAAGTGAAGGCCGAGGAG GCTAAGAAGGCTAAACAGGCTGAGATCGAGCGCAAGCGTGCTGAGGTGCGCAAGCGCATGGAGGAAGCCTCCAAGGCCAAGAAGGCCAAGAAGGGTTTCATGACCCCAGAAAGGAAGAAGAAACTCAGG ttgctgctgcgtaAGAAAGCCGCTGAGGAATTGAAGAAAGAACAGGAACGCAAAGCGGCTGAACGTAGACGCATCATTGAAGAACGTTGCGGCAGTCCCAGGAATCTCAGTGATGCCAGTGAAG gCGAATTGCAAGAGATTTGCGAAGAGTATTACGAgcgtatgtatatttgtgaAGGCCAGAAATGGGATCTGGAATACGAAGTCAGGAAAAAAGACTGGGAG ATCAACGATCTCAATGCCCAAGTTAACGATCTTCGCGGCAAGTT CGTCAAGCCAGCCCTGAAGAAGGTCTCCAAATACGAAAACAAATTCGCCAAGCTGCAGAAGAAGGCCGCTGAGTTCAACTTCCGCAACCAACTTAAGGTCGTGAAGAAGAAGGAGTTCACACTGGAGGAGGAAGAGAAGGAG aaaaagataaaagatGCCGCTGTGctgacaaaagccaaaaagt AA
- the LOC117903656 gene encoding troponin I isoform X6: MADDEAKKAKQAEIERKRAEVRKRMEEASKAKKAKKGFMTPERKKKLRLLLRKKAAEELKKEQERKAAERRRIIEERCGSPRNLSDASEGELQEICEEYYERMYICEGQKWDLEYEVRKKDWEINDLNAQVNDLRGKFVKPALKKVSKYENKFAKLQKKAAEFNFRNQLKVVKKKEFTLEEEEKEKKPDWSKGKPGDAKVKEEVEAEA, from the exons atggCTGATGATGAG GCTAAGAAGGCTAAACAGGCTGAGATCGAGCGCAAGCGTGCTGAGGTGCGCAAGCGCATGGAGGAAGCCTCCAAGGCCAAGAAGGCCAAGAAGGGTTTCATGACCCCAGAAAGGAAGAAGAAACTCAGG ttgctgctgcgtaAGAAAGCCGCTGAGGAATTGAAGAAAGAACAGGAACGCAAAGCGGCTGAACGTAGACGCATCATTGAAGAACGTTGCGGCAGTCCCAGGAATCTCAGTGATGCCAGTGAAG gCGAATTGCAAGAGATTTGCGAAGAGTATTACGAgcgtatgtatatttgtgaAGGCCAGAAATGGGATCTGGAATACGAAGTCAGGAAAAAAGACTGGGAG ATCAACGATCTCAATGCCCAAGTTAACGATCTTCGCGGCAAGTT CGTCAAGCCAGCCCTGAAGAAGGTCTCCAAATACGAAAACAAATTCGCCAAGCTGCAGAAGAAGGCCGCTGAGTTCAACTTCCGCAACCAACTTAAGGTCGTGAAGAAGAAGGAGTTCACACTGGAGGAGGAAGAGAAGGAG AAGAAACCCGACTGGTCCAAGGGCAAACCCGGCGATGCCAAGGTGAAGGAGGAGGTTGAGGCCGAAGCTTAA
- the LOC117903656 gene encoding troponin I isoform X1, with protein sequence MADDEKKAAAPAAAPAAAAPAAAAAKPAAPAANGKAPAANGKAPAANGKAPAAAAAPAGPPKDPNDPKVKAEEAKKAKQAEIERKRAEVRKRMEEASKAKKAKKGFMTPERKKKLRLLLRKKAAEELKKEQERKAAERRRIIEERCGSPRNLSDASEGELQEICEEYYERMYICEGQKWDLEYEVRKKDWEINDLNAQVNDLRGKFVKPALKKVSKYENKFAKLQKKAAEFNFRNQLKVVKKKEFTLEEEEKEKKPDWSKGKPGDAKVKEEVEAEA encoded by the exons atggCTGATGATGAG aaAAAGgcagctgctcccgctgctgcaccagctgcggctgctccggctgcggctgcagctaaGCCGGCCGCGCCGGCTGCCAATGGAAAGGCGCCAGCGGCTAATGGAAAGGCGCCAGCGGCTAATGGAAAGGCGCCGGCAGCTGCGGCCGCGCCCGCCGGCCCGCCCAAGGATCCCAACGATCCGAAAGTGAAGGCCGAGGAG GCTAAGAAGGCTAAACAGGCTGAGATCGAGCGCAAGCGTGCTGAGGTGCGCAAGCGCATGGAGGAAGCCTCCAAGGCCAAGAAGGCCAAGAAGGGTTTCATGACCCCAGAAAGGAAGAAGAAACTCAGG ttgctgctgcgtaAGAAAGCCGCTGAGGAATTGAAGAAAGAACAGGAACGCAAAGCGGCTGAACGTAGACGCATCATTGAAGAACGTTGCGGCAGTCCCAGGAATCTCAGTGATGCCAGTGAAG gCGAATTGCAAGAGATTTGCGAAGAGTATTACGAgcgtatgtatatttgtgaAGGCCAGAAATGGGATCTGGAATACGAAGTCAGGAAAAAAGACTGGGAG ATCAACGATCTCAATGCCCAAGTTAACGATCTTCGCGGCAAGTT CGTCAAGCCAGCCCTGAAGAAGGTCTCCAAATACGAAAACAAATTCGCCAAGCTGCAGAAGAAGGCCGCTGAGTTCAACTTCCGCAACCAACTTAAGGTCGTGAAGAAGAAGGAGTTCACACTGGAGGAGGAAGAGAAGGAG AAGAAACCCGACTGGTCCAAGGGCAAACCCGGCGATGCCAAGGTGAAGGAGGAGGTTGAGGCCGAAGCTTAA
- the LOC117903656 gene encoding troponin I isoform X8 — MADDEAKKAKQAEIERKRAEVRKRMEEASKAKKAKKGFMTPERKKKLRLLLRKKAAEELKKEQERKAAERRRIIEERCGSPRNLSDASEAELQTICKQYWQRLYALEGDKFDLEHVQKVKAQEINDLNAQVNDLRGKFVKPALKKVSKYENKFAKLQKKAAEFNFRNQLKVVKKKEFTLEEEEKEKKPDWSKGKPGDAKVKEEVEAEA, encoded by the exons atggCTGATGATGAG GCTAAGAAGGCTAAACAGGCTGAGATCGAGCGCAAGCGTGCTGAGGTGCGCAAGCGCATGGAGGAAGCCTCCAAGGCCAAGAAGGCCAAGAAGGGTTTCATGACCCCAGAAAGGAAGAAGAAACTCAGG ttgctgctgcgtaAGAAAGCCGCTGAGGAATTGAAGAAAGAACAGGAACGCAAAGCGGCTGAACGTAGACGCATCATTGAAGAACGTTGCGGCAGTCCCAGGAATCTCAGTGATGCCAGTGAAG CCGAACTGCAAACAATATGCAAACAATATTGGCAACGCCTTTACGCATTGGAGGGCGATAAGTTTGATTTAGAACACGTGCAGAAAGTCAAGGCCCAAGAG ATCAACGATCTCAATGCCCAAGTTAACGATCTTCGCGGCAAGTT CGTCAAGCCAGCCCTGAAGAAGGTCTCCAAATACGAAAACAAATTCGCCAAGCTGCAGAAGAAGGCCGCTGAGTTCAACTTCCGCAACCAACTTAAGGTCGTGAAGAAGAAGGAGTTCACACTGGAGGAGGAAGAGAAGGAG AAGAAACCCGACTGGTCCAAGGGCAAACCCGGCGATGCCAAGGTGAAGGAGGAGGTTGAGGCCGAAGCTTAA
- the LOC117903656 gene encoding troponin I isoform X9, translating into MADDEAKKAKQAEIERKRAEVRKRMEEASKAKKAKKGFMTPERKKKLRLLLRKKAAEELKKEQERKAAERRRIIEERCGSPRNLSDASEDTIQKVCHDYHTKILKLESEKFDLEYEVARKDFEINDLNAQVNDLRGKFVKPALKKVSKYENKFAKLQKKAAEFNFRNQLKVVKKKEFTLEEEEKEKKPDWSKGKPGDAKVKEEVEAEA; encoded by the exons atggCTGATGATGAG GCTAAGAAGGCTAAACAGGCTGAGATCGAGCGCAAGCGTGCTGAGGTGCGCAAGCGCATGGAGGAAGCCTCCAAGGCCAAGAAGGCCAAGAAGGGTTTCATGACCCCAGAAAGGAAGAAGAAACTCAGG ttgctgctgcgtaAGAAAGCCGCTGAGGAATTGAAGAAAGAACAGGAACGCAAAGCGGCTGAACGTAGACGCATCATTGAAGAACGTTGCGGCAGTCCCAGGAATCTCAGTGATGCCAGTGAAG ATACCATTCAGAAAGTCTGTCACGACTATCACACTAAGATACTGAAATTGGAATCTGAGAAATTCGATCTCGAGTACGAGGTAGCCAGAAAGGACTTTGAG ATCAACGATCTCAATGCCCAAGTTAACGATCTTCGCGGCAAGTT CGTCAAGCCAGCCCTGAAGAAGGTCTCCAAATACGAAAACAAATTCGCCAAGCTGCAGAAGAAGGCCGCTGAGTTCAACTTCCGCAACCAACTTAAGGTCGTGAAGAAGAAGGAGTTCACACTGGAGGAGGAAGAGAAGGAG AAGAAACCCGACTGGTCCAAGGGCAAACCCGGCGATGCCAAGGTGAAGGAGGAGGTTGAGGCCGAAGCTTAA
- the LOC117903656 gene encoding troponin I isoform X10: MADDEAKKAKQAEIERKRAEVRKRMEEASKAKKAKKGFMTPERKKKLRLLLRKKAAEELKKEQERKAAERRRIIEERCGSPRNLSDASEDTLKTLIKQHYDRINKLEDQKYDLEYVVKRKDVEINDLNAQVNDLRGKFVKPALKKVSKYENKFAKLQKKAAEFNFRNQLKVVKKKEFTLEEEEKEKKIKDAAVLTKAKK, encoded by the exons atggCTGATGATGAG GCTAAGAAGGCTAAACAGGCTGAGATCGAGCGCAAGCGTGCTGAGGTGCGCAAGCGCATGGAGGAAGCCTCCAAGGCCAAGAAGGCCAAGAAGGGTTTCATGACCCCAGAAAGGAAGAAGAAACTCAGG ttgctgctgcgtaAGAAAGCCGCTGAGGAATTGAAGAAAGAACAGGAACGCAAAGCGGCTGAACGTAGACGCATCATTGAAGAACGTTGCGGCAGTCCCAGGAATCTCAGTGATGCCAGTGAAG acacactgaAAACTCTGATCAAGCAACACTATGACAGGATTAATAAATTGGAGGACCAGAAATATGATCTTGAGTATGTTGTTAAGCGCAAGGATGTTGAG ATCAACGATCTCAATGCCCAAGTTAACGATCTTCGCGGCAAGTT CGTCAAGCCAGCCCTGAAGAAGGTCTCCAAATACGAAAACAAATTCGCCAAGCTGCAGAAGAAGGCCGCTGAGTTCAACTTCCGCAACCAACTTAAGGTCGTGAAGAAGAAGGAGTTCACACTGGAGGAGGAAGAGAAGGAG aaaaagataaaagatGCCGCTGTGctgacaaaagccaaaaagt AA